A genomic window from Massilia sp. METH4 includes:
- a CDS encoding PP0621 family protein translates to MTRVLFWLALALLVYFAIRSKLKQSQRRQQQLWEQQREQQQREQQRQSAQREVVRAEPMLRCAQCGVHFPASENVPVGGRDYCSPAHAPVK, encoded by the coding sequence ATGACACGTGTTCTGTTCTGGCTGGCGCTCGCGCTGCTGGTGTATTTCGCCATCCGTTCCAAGTTGAAGCAATCGCAGCGCCGGCAACAGCAGCTGTGGGAGCAGCAGAGGGAGCAGCAGCAAAGGGAGCAGCAGCGGCAGTCGGCGCAGCGCGAGGTGGTGCGCGCCGAGCCGATGCTGCGCTGCGCCCAGTGCGGCGTGCATTTTCCCGCATCGGAAAACGTGCCGGTGGGCGGGCGGGATTATTGCA
- a CDS encoding ABC transporter ATP-binding protein codes for MNAHANEPHIIVSSVSKVFATGGREVVALKDIDLAIPRGQFVCLLGPSGCGKSTLLNAIAGFAPPSSGIITADGSAVAAPGPERGMVFQEYALFPWMTVEDNIAFGLEIKGQPREKIRATVDKLLAMLSLSDFRQRYPKDLSGGMRQRVAIAHVLALDSPIMLMDEPFGALDALTRRNLQDELLRIWSELRKTIIFVTHSIEEAIYLADRIVVMTYRPGTIKRDILVDLPRLRDPSSPEFNTLKRELGQLVMEEQQRHHEDEVRLAAVD; via the coding sequence ATGAACGCGCACGCCAATGAACCGCACATCATCGTCTCAAGCGTCAGCAAGGTGTTCGCCACGGGCGGGCGGGAAGTCGTCGCCCTGAAGGATATCGACCTGGCGATCCCGCGTGGCCAGTTCGTCTGCCTGCTGGGGCCCTCGGGCTGCGGCAAGTCGACGCTGCTGAACGCGATCGCCGGCTTCGCGCCGCCATCCTCGGGCATCATCACCGCCGACGGCTCGGCGGTCGCCGCCCCCGGCCCGGAACGGGGCATGGTATTCCAGGAATACGCGCTGTTCCCCTGGATGACGGTCGAGGACAACATCGCCTTCGGCCTGGAGATCAAGGGCCAGCCGAGGGAGAAGATCCGCGCGACCGTGGACAAGCTGCTGGCCATGCTGTCGCTGTCGGACTTCCGCCAGCGCTACCCGAAGGACCTGTCCGGCGGCATGCGGCAGCGGGTGGCGATCGCCCACGTGCTGGCGCTCGATTCGCCGATCATGCTGATGGACGAACCGTTCGGCGCCCTCGACGCGCTCACCCGCCGCAACCTGCAGGACGAGCTGCTGCGTATCTGGTCCGAGCTCCGGAAGACGATCATCTTCGTGACGCATTCGATCGAGGAAGCGATCTACCTGGCCGACCGCATCGTGGTGATGACCTACCGCCCCGGCACGATCAAGCGCGACATCCTCGTCGACCTGCCCCGGCTGCGCGATCCTTCCTCGCCCGAGTTCAACACCCTGAAGCGCGAGCTGGGGCAGCTGGTGATGGAGGAGCAGCAGCGGCACCACGAGGACGAGGTACGGCTGGCGGCAGTGGATTGA
- the ccsA gene encoding cytochrome c biogenesis protein CcsA, which yields MQTILLIAAALLYLVCALLPAAKARPIAAVTALAWLVHGAGLWMDVVVPGSLRLGFAAMLSSALWISVGAYWIENRNFSLDGLRRMVMPCAAIACALQALFPGALIALEGRSPMFGWHIAIATLAYSTLTIAAFHAVLMALQESRLHTRSEQVTFLSAALDQLPALLTMEKLLFRLIGFGFVLLSLTVLSGIVFSEQLFGQALKWDHKSVFTLLSWILFAALLAGRHFRGWRGKTALSFTLAGFATLLLAYVGSRFVLEVVLHRGFA from the coding sequence ATGCAAACCATTCTCCTGATCGCAGCCGCGCTGCTGTACCTCGTGTGCGCCCTGTTGCCCGCGGCGAAAGCCAGGCCGATTGCCGCCGTCACCGCGCTGGCCTGGCTGGTGCACGGTGCCGGGCTATGGATGGATGTCGTGGTGCCCGGCTCGCTGCGGCTGGGCTTTGCCGCGATGCTGTCGTCCGCCCTGTGGATCTCGGTGGGCGCCTACTGGATCGAAAACCGCAATTTCTCCCTCGATGGCCTGCGCCGCATGGTGATGCCGTGCGCCGCCATCGCCTGCGCGCTGCAGGCGCTGTTCCCCGGCGCGCTGATCGCGCTGGAAGGCCGCTCGCCCATGTTCGGCTGGCACATCGCGATCGCCACGCTGGCCTACAGCACGCTCACGATCGCCGCCTTCCACGCCGTGCTGATGGCATTGCAGGAGTCGCGCCTGCACACGCGCAGCGAGCAGGTCACGTTCCTGTCCGCCGCGCTGGACCAGTTGCCGGCGCTGCTGACGATGGAAAAGCTGCTGTTCCGCCTGATCGGCTTCGGCTTCGTGCTGCTCAGCCTGACCGTCCTGTCCGGCATCGTCTTTTCCGAGCAGCTGTTCGGCCAGGCGCTGAAGTGGGACCATAAATCCGTGTTCACGCTGCTCTCGTGGATACTGTTCGCCGCGCTGCTGGCCGGCCGCCACTTCCGCGGCTGGCGCGGCAAGACGGCGCTGTCGTTCACGCTGGCGGGCTTCGCCACCTTGCTGCTGGCCTATGTCGGCAGCCGTTTTGTCCTGGAAGTAGTGCTACACCGAGGTTTCGCATGA